Proteins encoded within one genomic window of Bradyrhizobium sp. 186:
- a CDS encoding pyridoxal phosphate-dependent aminotransferase yields the protein MNAPILTSSLLRPANRLSAIGVSEILKISGLAAAMKRQGQDIIILGAGEPDFDTPESIKDAAERAMRAGATKYTALDGSLELKAAIRAKFKRDNGLDFAQDEITVSAGAKQVLFNAMMATINPGDEVIIPTPFWVTYADIVAIAGGTPVLVPCSEANGFRLQGDALERAITSRTRWLMLNSPSNPSGAAYSETDYRPILDVLIKHPHVWLMVDDIYEHIIYGDFRFVTPAAIEPALRSRTLTVNGVSKAYAMTGWRIGYGAGPSPLIRAMAVVQSQSTSCPSSVSQAAAIEALNGPQDFIRDRCRSFQQRRDLVVGALNAIDGINCRMPDGAFYTFASCAGLIGKITPDGQTLRNDTDFAEYLLRAVGVAVIPGSAFGLAPYFRISYATSAAELEDACQRIACAAAQLS from the coding sequence ATGAACGCTCCCATACTCACGTCGTCGCTGCTTCGGCCGGCGAACCGCCTCTCCGCGATCGGCGTGTCGGAGATTCTGAAGATCAGCGGGCTCGCTGCCGCGATGAAGCGCCAGGGCCAGGACATCATCATCCTGGGCGCCGGCGAACCCGACTTCGATACGCCGGAGTCGATCAAGGATGCCGCCGAGCGCGCCATGCGCGCCGGCGCCACCAAATACACCGCTCTCGACGGCTCGCTCGAGCTCAAGGCCGCCATCCGCGCAAAGTTCAAGCGCGATAACGGGCTCGATTTCGCGCAAGACGAGATCACCGTGTCAGCCGGCGCCAAGCAGGTGCTCTTCAACGCCATGATGGCCACCATCAACCCCGGCGACGAGGTCATCATCCCGACGCCGTTCTGGGTGACTTACGCCGACATCGTCGCGATCGCCGGCGGCACGCCGGTGCTGGTGCCATGTTCCGAGGCCAATGGCTTTCGGCTTCAAGGTGATGCCCTTGAACGCGCCATCACGTCTCGCACGCGATGGCTGATGCTGAACTCGCCGTCCAATCCATCCGGCGCGGCCTATTCGGAAACCGATTATCGGCCGATCCTCGACGTACTTATCAAGCATCCGCATGTCTGGCTGATGGTCGACGACATCTACGAGCATATCATCTACGGCGACTTTCGTTTCGTCACGCCGGCGGCGATCGAACCGGCTCTCCGCAGCCGGACACTGACCGTCAATGGCGTCTCGAAAGCCTACGCGATGACCGGCTGGCGCATCGGCTACGGGGCTGGGCCAAGCCCTCTGATCCGTGCGATGGCTGTCGTCCAGAGCCAATCGACCTCCTGCCCGTCATCGGTCAGCCAGGCTGCGGCCATTGAGGCCCTGAACGGCCCGCAAGATTTCATCCGGGACCGCTGCCGGTCATTTCAACAGCGGCGCGATCTTGTCGTCGGCGCGTTGAACGCGATTGACGGCATCAATTGCCGCATGCCCGACGGCGCTTTCTACACATTTGCGAGTTGCGCCGGCCTGATCGGCAAAATCACGCCGGACGGTCAAACACTGCGTAACGACACCGACTTCGCGGAGTACCTTCTTCGCGCCGTTGGCGTTGCCGTCATCCCTGGATCGGCTTTCGGGCTTGCACCGTATTTCAGGATTTCCTACGCGACATCGGCCGCCGAGCTCGAGGACGCGTGCCAGCGCATCGCTTGCGCAGCTGCGCAGCTTTCGTGA
- a CDS encoding acetyl-CoA acetyltransferase, producing MVRAQAERTLRGRVAVIGIGETDYFRHGASPDPEFKLALKAILAACADAGLDPRDIDGFASYSEDRSDASRLAAALGTRRLRAATMQWGGGGGGCCAAVANAASSIVAGLADCVVVFRSLAQGQYGRFGQTTGIDTISGEKAYLMPYGVLAPPQRFAMRVRRYMHEHGVRQDAMRAIALASYHHAQANPRAVMHGKPLDEAKYDASRWIAEPFHLYDCCMENDGAAALVLVPAERAGEFRHKPVYVLGAAVGSGYRTAAMPHNSPLYASASFDTVAPDLYRMAGLGPSDVGVVQCYENFTGGVVMALAEHGFFKPGEANDFLTVENLTAPSGRLPLNTSGGNLAECYMHGFELVLEAVRQVRGTSTSQVQRNDVAMVIGGPMVTPVSNLLLGSEASL from the coding sequence ATGGTGCGGGCGCAAGCCGAACGCACGCTCAGGGGCCGGGTCGCCGTGATCGGGATCGGCGAAACGGACTATTTTCGCCATGGGGCATCGCCCGATCCGGAGTTCAAGTTGGCTCTCAAGGCGATTCTGGCGGCTTGCGCGGATGCAGGTCTGGACCCGCGCGACATCGATGGCTTTGCATCGTATAGCGAGGATCGCAGCGATGCGTCGCGGCTCGCCGCGGCGCTGGGCACACGAAGGCTTCGTGCGGCGACCATGCAATGGGGTGGCGGCGGTGGTGGCTGCTGCGCGGCAGTTGCCAATGCGGCCTCGTCCATCGTCGCGGGCTTGGCGGATTGCGTCGTCGTGTTTCGCTCACTCGCACAAGGCCAGTATGGTCGCTTCGGGCAGACGACGGGTATCGACACGATTTCCGGCGAGAAGGCGTACCTGATGCCGTATGGCGTGCTGGCGCCCCCACAGCGCTTTGCCATGCGCGTGCGCCGCTACATGCACGAGCACGGCGTGCGACAGGATGCAATGCGGGCCATTGCGCTGGCGTCCTACCATCACGCCCAGGCGAATCCGCGCGCAGTTATGCACGGCAAGCCGCTGGACGAGGCTAAATACGATGCGTCGCGCTGGATCGCCGAGCCGTTTCATCTCTATGACTGCTGCATGGAAAATGACGGCGCCGCCGCGCTCGTGCTCGTACCTGCGGAGCGTGCCGGGGAATTCCGGCACAAGCCCGTCTACGTGCTAGGTGCGGCGGTCGGTTCCGGATATCGCACAGCGGCTATGCCCCACAATTCGCCGCTCTATGCCAGTGCGAGCTTCGATACGGTCGCGCCCGACCTTTACCGGATGGCGGGGCTTGGGCCATCCGATGTCGGCGTGGTTCAATGCTACGAAAACTTCACGGGCGGTGTGGTGATGGCGCTGGCAGAGCATGGCTTCTTCAAGCCGGGGGAAGCCAATGACTTTCTGACAGTCGAAAACCTGACGGCCCCATCTGGACGGCTTCCGCTCAACACCAGCGGCGGCAACCTGGCTGAATGCTATATGCACGGCTTCGAGCTCGTGTTGGAGGCGGTGCGCCAGGTACGCGGCACGTCGACGAGTCAGGTGCAAAGGAACGACGTGGCAATGGTCATCGGCGGTCCGATGGTCACACCGGTCAGCAATCTTCTTCTCGGCTCGGAAGCGAGCCTATGA
- a CDS encoding ABC transporter substrate-binding protein, whose translation MKVLAYIFGASFLAITAYSSALADTVRTMKIGVLNDASGPYSDNAGEGSVTAAKMAAEDFMQQHPDFKVEIISADHQNKADVGAGIARRWIDQEKIDAVADVPNSAVGLAVNEVVRGSKTALIASSAASSDLTGKYCSPNTIQWTFDTWAASHTIGNYLVHHGGKKWYFIATDNALGKSMVRDGTSVIGTGGGTVLGSVNVPINNADYASFILQADASGADVIAFATAGGDTVNLIKQSSEFGLKQNGKTFAALLTTTNDVEASGLAVGQGLIITQPFYWDLNDASRVWSAKFSARQHGQSPTAFHAGVYSSVLAYLNAALAAGTNDAQPVIRKMKEQPIDDELFGPVVVRADGRAIHNMYILKVKDPKASKGKWDLLENVGVLSGPEAFRPIDQGGCATGEQSKGN comes from the coding sequence ATGAAGGTTCTTGCGTACATTTTCGGAGCTTCCTTCCTCGCCATCACTGCCTACTCGTCTGCTCTGGCGGATACGGTGCGCACGATGAAGATCGGCGTCCTGAACGACGCTTCGGGCCCGTATTCTGACAATGCCGGCGAGGGCTCGGTCACCGCGGCGAAGATGGCGGCTGAGGACTTCATGCAGCAGCATCCCGATTTCAAGGTCGAGATCATTTCGGCGGATCACCAGAACAAGGCGGATGTCGGGGCCGGAATTGCGCGTCGATGGATCGATCAGGAAAAGATTGATGCGGTCGCCGACGTGCCGAACTCGGCGGTAGGTCTCGCCGTCAACGAGGTCGTGCGCGGCAGCAAGACGGCGTTGATTGCGTCCAGCGCAGCCTCATCCGACCTTACCGGCAAGTACTGCTCGCCGAATACGATCCAGTGGACGTTCGACACCTGGGCGGCCTCGCACACGATCGGAAACTACCTCGTGCATCACGGCGGCAAGAAGTGGTACTTCATCGCGACTGACAATGCGCTTGGCAAGTCCATGGTGCGCGATGGCACGTCGGTGATCGGCACGGGCGGCGGCACCGTGCTTGGATCGGTCAATGTGCCCATCAACAACGCCGACTATGCCTCGTTCATTCTGCAGGCGGACGCTTCGGGCGCCGACGTGATCGCTTTCGCGACCGCCGGCGGCGACACCGTCAACCTGATCAAGCAATCCTCTGAGTTCGGGCTGAAACAGAACGGCAAGACCTTCGCCGCGTTGTTGACCACGACGAATGATGTCGAGGCGAGCGGCCTCGCCGTAGGGCAGGGGCTCATTATCACGCAGCCGTTCTATTGGGACCTCAACGATGCCAGCCGAGTCTGGTCGGCGAAGTTCAGCGCGCGTCAACACGGGCAGTCACCAACGGCGTTTCACGCGGGAGTCTATTCGTCGGTGCTCGCCTATCTGAATGCGGCGCTGGCTGCGGGGACCAACGACGCACAGCCGGTGATCCGAAAGATGAAGGAGCAGCCGATCGATGACGAGCTGTTTGGACCCGTCGTCGTACGGGCAGACGGCCGCGCCATCCATAACATGTACATCCTGAAAGTGAAGGATCCCAAGGCGTCGAAGGGCAAGTGGGACCTTCTGGAAAACGTCGGCGTGCTGAGTGGCCCGGAGGCATTTCGGCCGATCGATCAGGGTGGATGCGCGACGGGCGAGCAATCGAAAGGCAACTGA
- a CDS encoding CoA transferase codes for MLDNIEADFPEHTPRPAQAPKALQGIRVVDFSHFIAGPFATMILADMGAEVIKIEAPGRGDDLRRYPPVHPGLNHGAPFVWTNRNKQSVALDLKSPEGVAIARELIATADVVVENFSTGVMARFGLDYEACRKIRPEIIYCSVSAYGREGRFSDRLGFDPIAQVESGFVSMNGYADREGVRALSPVMDISTAMMACNAILGALVARERSGHGQAVEISLFDNAVLMTGYATMQHLFSGANPQRQGNTSPDTCPSGVFQAQDCSFYINCGNDKIFQRLVSQVIDRADLASADIYATGPDRIRRREELFAILGDAFAQKPWSHWQARMRVAGVPCGQVRTVGEAIRSPEARERGLVTRIPHDRLGWVPNVNLPIRYSRTPIVDPVAAPAVGQHTENVLRELLGYDDARLARLAEAGAFGADAARPPRQDVEV; via the coding sequence ATGTTGGACAACATCGAAGCGGACTTTCCTGAGCATACGCCACGCCCGGCCCAGGCGCCGAAAGCCCTCCAGGGGATACGGGTCGTCGATTTCTCGCACTTCATCGCCGGGCCTTTCGCGACGATGATCCTCGCCGACATGGGCGCCGAGGTCATCAAGATCGAGGCGCCAGGCCGCGGCGACGACCTTCGTCGCTATCCGCCCGTGCATCCCGGGCTCAATCACGGCGCGCCCTTCGTTTGGACCAATCGCAACAAGCAGAGCGTCGCCCTCGACCTCAAGTCGCCGGAGGGCGTCGCGATCGCGCGCGAATTGATCGCGACCGCGGATGTCGTCGTCGAGAACTTCTCGACCGGCGTCATGGCGCGGTTTGGGCTTGACTATGAGGCCTGCCGCAAGATTAGGCCCGAGATCATCTATTGCTCCGTGTCGGCCTATGGACGCGAGGGGAGATTTTCCGATCGACTTGGTTTCGACCCGATCGCGCAGGTCGAGAGCGGCTTCGTGTCCATGAACGGCTACGCCGATCGCGAAGGTGTGCGGGCGCTGTCGCCGGTCATGGACATCAGTACGGCGATGATGGCCTGCAACGCGATCCTTGGCGCGCTCGTTGCCCGCGAGCGCAGCGGCCACGGCCAGGCGGTCGAGATCTCGCTGTTCGACAATGCCGTGCTGATGACGGGCTATGCCACAATGCAACATCTGTTCAGCGGCGCAAATCCGCAGCGGCAGGGAAACACCAGTCCGGATACATGTCCGTCAGGCGTGTTTCAGGCGCAGGACTGTTCCTTCTATATCAACTGCGGCAACGACAAGATTTTTCAGCGTCTGGTGTCGCAGGTGATCGATCGCGCCGATCTCGCTTCAGCCGACATCTACGCGACCGGACCCGACCGCATCCGGCGGCGCGAGGAGCTGTTCGCGATCCTTGGCGATGCGTTTGCCCAGAAGCCCTGGTCGCACTGGCAGGCGCGGATGCGGGTGGCCGGCGTTCCCTGCGGGCAGGTGCGGACCGTCGGGGAAGCCATCCGCTCACCCGAAGCGCGGGAGCGTGGCCTTGTCACGCGAATTCCGCACGATAGGCTGGGTTGGGTTCCGAACGTCAACCTGCCGATCCGCTATTCGCGCACGCCGATCGTCGATCCTGTTGCGGCACCCGCGGTCGGACAGCATACCGAAAATGTACTGCGCGAGCTGCTCGGCTACGACGACGCGCGCCTCGCACGGCTTGCCGAAGCGGGAGCGTTCGGCGCTGATGCGGCAAGACCTCCGCGGCAGGATGTTGAAGTGTGA
- a CDS encoding aldehyde dehydrogenase family protein — protein MARSRYVGGTLAARSPITGEITAHVHEIGAEETQTAIDKAHAAFLEWRLVPAPKRGELVRLLGEELRANKQALGTLVSIEVGKIKSEGLGEVQEMIDICDFALGLSRQLYGLTITTERSEHRMMETWHPLGVTGIISAFNFPVAVWSWNAALALICGNSIVWKPSEKTPLTALATEALFARALARFRLEGGHAPDALSIVLIGGRAIGEILADHAKVPLVSATGSTAMGRAVGPRLARRFARAILELGGNNAAIVTPTADLDLTLRGVAFAAMGTAGQRCTTLRRLFVHESVYDTFVPRLKRAYQSVTVGNPLEDGNLVGPLIDGTAYSSMQRALGEARAASGSVLGGDRVVFEGADEAYYVRPALVEIADQTGPVEHETFAPILYVIKYRDFDAVLGLHNAVPQGLSSSVFTNDLREAEAFLSARGSDCGIANVNIGPSGAEIGGAFGGEKETGGGRESGSDAWKAYMRRATNTINYGRTLPLAQGVKFDVT, from the coding sequence GTGGCGCGAAGCCGTTATGTCGGCGGTACGCTTGCGGCACGGTCGCCGATCACAGGCGAGATCACCGCCCATGTGCACGAGATCGGCGCCGAGGAGACGCAGACCGCAATCGACAAGGCTCATGCCGCCTTCCTCGAATGGCGCCTGGTTCCTGCCCCGAAACGCGGCGAACTCGTCCGGCTTCTTGGCGAAGAACTGCGCGCCAACAAGCAGGCTCTCGGCACGCTCGTTTCGATCGAAGTCGGCAAGATCAAGTCGGAGGGCCTCGGCGAGGTCCAGGAGATGATCGACATCTGCGACTTCGCCTTGGGCCTGTCTCGTCAACTGTATGGCCTGACCATCACAACGGAGCGAAGTGAGCATCGGATGATGGAGACGTGGCATCCGCTCGGCGTCACCGGGATCATCTCGGCATTCAATTTCCCGGTCGCGGTGTGGTCGTGGAATGCGGCGCTGGCCCTGATTTGCGGCAACAGCATCGTCTGGAAGCCGTCCGAGAAAACGCCGCTGACCGCGCTAGCGACCGAAGCGCTGTTCGCGCGCGCCCTCGCACGCTTCAGGCTGGAGGGCGGTCACGCTCCGGACGCGCTTTCAATCGTGCTGATCGGCGGCCGCGCCATCGGCGAAATCCTCGCCGACCATGCCAAGGTGCCTTTGGTTTCAGCGACCGGATCGACGGCCATGGGCCGCGCCGTCGGGCCGCGACTTGCCCGGCGTTTTGCCCGCGCGATCCTGGAGCTCGGCGGCAACAACGCCGCCATCGTCACGCCGACCGCCGACCTCGACCTGACATTGCGTGGTGTCGCGTTCGCGGCCATGGGCACGGCCGGGCAGCGCTGCACGACGCTGCGCCGTCTCTTCGTCCACGAGAGCGTCTACGACACATTTGTTCCGCGTCTGAAGCGGGCCTATCAAAGCGTGACGGTTGGCAATCCGCTCGAGGACGGCAATCTGGTCGGTCCGCTGATCGATGGCACGGCCTATTCGTCCATGCAGAGGGCGCTCGGTGAAGCTCGCGCGGCCAGCGGCTCGGTGCTCGGCGGCGATCGCGTTGTGTTCGAGGGGGCCGATGAGGCCTACTACGTTCGGCCGGCGCTGGTCGAGATCGCCGATCAGACCGGACCGGTCGAGCATGAGACCTTCGCGCCCATCCTCTACGTCATCAAATATCGCGATTTCGACGCGGTGCTCGGCCTGCACAACGCAGTTCCGCAAGGCCTCTCGTCCTCGGTCTTCACCAACGATTTGCGCGAGGCGGAAGCCTTCCTGTCGGCGCGGGGCTCCGATTGCGGCATCGCCAACGTCAATATCGGCCCGTCGGGAGCCGAGATCGGCGGCGCTTTCGGTGGCGAAAAAGAGACCGGCGGCGGGCGCGAGTCGGGCTCGGACGCGTGGAAAGCCTATATGCGGCGCGCCACCAACACCATCAACTACGGCCGGACTTTGCCGCTCGCCCAGGGCGTCAAGTTTGACGTGACCTGA
- a CDS encoding helix-turn-helix domain-containing protein, whose amino-acid sequence MSQKSGTHFTEKQGHYLAFIYTYAHMFGRPPAETDMQRHFRVSPPSVHQMIVTLERNGFIRRQPGVPRSIEILVPPESLPILEWLGIKTSKSL is encoded by the coding sequence ATGAGTCAAAAATCAGGCACGCACTTCACGGAGAAGCAGGGACACTACCTGGCCTTTATCTACACCTACGCGCACATGTTCGGACGCCCACCCGCCGAAACCGACATGCAGCGCCATTTCCGCGTCAGCCCGCCTTCGGTCCACCAGATGATCGTCACCCTCGAACGAAACGGTTTCATTCGCCGTCAACCTGGCGTCCCCAGAAGCATCGAAATCCTCGTGCCGCCGGAAAGCTTGCCGATCCTCGAATGGCTCGGTATCAAAACGTCAAAATCACTGTGA
- a CDS encoding PDR/VanB family oxidoreductase, whose translation MAESLIELRVKRISYEADNINSYELVSPAGEDLIPFTAGGHIDLHLPNGMIRSYSLLNDQCERHRYVIAVNKDLAGRGGSSFVHDNLGVGDIVTVSRPRNNFALCEAAEHSVLIAGGIGITPLLSMVRRLETLGRSWELVYAARTRRAAAFLDELNALGSNEPPKVHVDFDDERSGRMFDLPALVRTAPMRAHLYCCGPLPMLEAFEAATADRPVGHVHVEYFKARETPAIEGGFEVRLARSNRTIEVGAGKTILEALLDAGITANHACAEGVCGTCETRVLEGIPDHRDQFLSKEEQAANKIMMICCSGARSRTLVLDL comes from the coding sequence ATGGCTGAAAGCCTGATCGAGCTCCGGGTCAAGCGCATCAGCTATGAGGCCGATAACATCAATTCGTACGAATTGGTGTCGCCGGCGGGAGAAGATCTTATCCCTTTCACAGCCGGCGGCCATATCGACCTCCATCTGCCGAATGGCATGATCCGCAGCTATTCGCTGCTGAACGATCAGTGTGAGCGGCACCGCTATGTCATCGCCGTCAACAAGGATCTCGCCGGCCGGGGCGGCTCGAGCTTCGTGCACGACAATCTTGGGGTGGGCGACATCGTCACGGTGTCCCGTCCGCGGAACAATTTTGCGCTTTGCGAGGCGGCCGAGCACTCGGTCCTGATTGCCGGCGGGATCGGGATTACGCCCCTGTTGTCGATGGTCCGCCGCCTGGAGACGCTGGGGCGCTCCTGGGAGCTTGTCTATGCCGCCAGGACGCGGCGCGCCGCGGCATTTCTCGACGAGCTCAATGCGCTTGGATCGAACGAGCCCCCGAAAGTGCACGTCGACTTTGACGATGAGCGGTCCGGGCGCATGTTCGATCTTCCAGCACTCGTCAGAACTGCGCCGATGCGGGCTCACCTCTATTGCTGCGGCCCGCTGCCGATGCTCGAAGCATTCGAGGCTGCGACGGCGGATCGTCCCGTCGGCCATGTGCATGTTGAATATTTCAAGGCCAGGGAAACACCGGCGATCGAAGGCGGTTTCGAGGTCAGGCTCGCCCGAAGCAACCGGACGATCGAGGTCGGCGCAGGCAAGACCATTCTCGAAGCCCTGTTGGATGCGGGAATCACTGCCAATCACGCTTGCGCCGAAGGGGTCTGCGGCACCTGCGAAACGCGTGTGCTCGAAGGCATACCTGACCATCGCGACCAATTCCTAAGCAAAGAGGAGCAGGCGGCGAACAAGATCATGATGATCTGCTGCTCAGGCGCCAGATCACGCACGCTCGTCCTCGATCTCTGA
- a CDS encoding zinc ribbon domain-containing protein, with translation MSSKAIPTYLPAGLPIPIAEPDGLSAPYWAGLRENRLLVQRCSHCNTWQFGPEWICHRCHAFDPQWTEVEPRGRIFSWERVWHPSHVALAQHGPYLAILVEIPQADGVRMVGNLLGDPLQNVAIGTHVEGVFEHHAEFDPAYSLLQWRVHGP, from the coding sequence ATGAGCAGCAAGGCAATCCCGACCTATCTTCCCGCGGGCCTGCCAATCCCGATAGCCGAGCCCGACGGCTTGTCAGCGCCTTACTGGGCGGGGTTACGCGAAAACCGTCTCCTGGTTCAGCGCTGCAGTCATTGCAACACGTGGCAATTTGGGCCGGAGTGGATCTGCCATCGTTGCCATGCCTTTGATCCCCAGTGGACTGAAGTCGAGCCACGGGGCAGGATATTCAGTTGGGAGCGAGTCTGGCATCCCTCGCACGTGGCGCTAGCGCAACACGGCCCCTACCTCGCCATACTTGTAGAGATTCCGCAGGCCGACGGCGTCCGGATGGTGGGTAACCTGCTGGGCGATCCACTACAGAACGTCGCGATTGGAACCCATGTCGAAGGTGTATTCGAACATCACGCTGAGTTCGATCCGGCCTATTCCCTTCTGCAATGGCGAGTGCACGGACCATAG
- a CDS encoding IS630 family transposase, translating to MNVRYRVELSQIERDELTAMLGGGKHAARKLKRAQILLAADAGSCDAEIARSVRVSLSSIGRTKRRFVEGNLERALSEEPRPGAERKLTGKEEALLVATACAKPPAGRKRWTLTLLADTMVKLTDHDSLSGETVRRRLAENDLKPWRRDMWCIPYVDGEYVARMEDVLDLYAEAPDPVRPLVCFDETPVQLIGEVRQPIPAEPGQRERYDYEYRRNGTVNLFVTFDPHRGWRNVKVTEHRAAVDYAYCMRELVDVHYPDADCIRLVQDNLSIHTAGALYQAFAPAEARRILRRLEFHFTPKHASWLNMVECEISVLQRQCLGRRIDDPKRLRNEIAAWQKRRNKTRARIKWMFTTDKARAKLGRAYPATAKESKSL from the coding sequence ATGAATGTACGTTATCGGGTCGAATTGAGCCAAATCGAGCGGGACGAACTGACGGCGATGCTGGGCGGCGGGAAGCATGCTGCCCGCAAGCTCAAGCGGGCGCAGATTTTGCTGGCGGCCGATGCCGGCAGTTGCGACGCGGAGATTGCCCGGTCTGTCCGGGTCAGCCTGTCCAGCATCGGCCGGACCAAGCGCCGCTTCGTGGAAGGCAATCTGGAGCGGGCCTTGAGCGAGGAACCGCGTCCGGGCGCAGAGCGCAAATTGACCGGCAAGGAGGAGGCCCTGCTGGTGGCGACGGCGTGCGCCAAGCCGCCCGCCGGCCGCAAACGTTGGACGCTGACGCTGCTGGCGGACACGATGGTCAAGCTCACCGATCATGACAGCCTGTCGGGCGAGACCGTGCGTCGCCGGCTGGCCGAGAACGACCTCAAGCCATGGCGCAGGGACATGTGGTGCATCCCCTATGTCGACGGCGAATACGTCGCCCGCATGGAGGACGTGCTCGACCTCTACGCCGAGGCGCCGGATCCCGTCCGGCCGCTGGTCTGCTTCGACGAGACCCCCGTCCAGCTCATCGGCGAGGTCCGTCAGCCGATTCCAGCCGAGCCGGGACAGCGCGAGCGTTACGATTACGAGTACCGCCGCAACGGCACCGTCAATCTCTTCGTTACCTTCGACCCGCATCGTGGCTGGCGCAACGTCAAGGTCACCGAGCACCGCGCCGCCGTGGACTACGCCTACTGCATGCGCGAACTCGTCGACGTCCATTATCCCGACGCCGACTGCATCCGCCTCGTGCAGGACAATCTGTCGATCCATACCGCCGGCGCGTTGTATCAAGCATTTGCGCCTGCTGAGGCCCGTCGCATCCTGCGCCGCCTCGAATTCCACTTCACCCCGAAACACGCCAGTTGGCTCAATATGGTCGAGTGCGAGATCAGCGTGCTCCAGCGCCAGTGCCTCGGCCGCCGCATCGACGACCCCAAAAGGCTCCGAAACGAGATCGCAGCATGGCAAAAGCGGCGGAATAAAACCCGAGCCCGCATCAAATGGATGTTCACAACCGACAAGGCCCGCGCCAAACTCGGCCGCGCCTATCCAGCCACCGCCAAAGAGTCAAAATCACTGTGA
- a CDS encoding Rieske 2Fe-2S domain-containing protein has protein sequence MLSREDNERLVRVGKGTPLGDLFRLYWIPFLPSADLVNDGQPKRIRLLGEDLVAFRDSEGRVGLVDQACPHRGAPLIFGRNEDCGLRCVYHGWKFDVTGAVTDMPAEPARSRLKERLRIKAYPCKERNGMIWAYMGPDQADLPPLPNVEWNLVPQEQVHISVRVQECNWLQAVEGEIDSAHAPLLHGRLDSQGTTSAWIQKRDLRPTFECIKQDFGMSIAARRNYDANTLYWRVNQFMLPFYTLVPPLSPFPDLSGHAWVPIDDENTLCIMFSYHPSEPLLPKTRQIFAEGHNGRESGHASRHSLVQHPVTVPYAGYWTKYNPQNGFQFDHQAQQTTWFSGLPGLWVQDGACQSGVSPIFDRTRENLCSSDTGIAMTRRFILEALGAYRDHGTKPKGVTDPDVFMVRAVSLRLPPEDSWVDAGAPFMRARLGADFGYEL, from the coding sequence ATGCTCTCGCGTGAAGACAATGAACGCCTGGTGAGGGTTGGAAAGGGCACCCCCCTCGGGGATCTCTTTCGTCTCTACTGGATTCCATTCCTGCCGTCGGCGGATCTGGTCAACGACGGCCAACCGAAGCGCATCCGGCTGCTGGGAGAGGATCTTGTCGCCTTCAGGGACTCAGAGGGCCGTGTCGGGCTGGTCGATCAGGCTTGTCCGCATCGGGGTGCGCCGCTGATCTTTGGAAGAAACGAGGATTGCGGCCTGCGGTGTGTCTATCACGGCTGGAAGTTCGACGTGACGGGCGCCGTGACAGATATGCCGGCCGAGCCAGCCCGCAGCCGCCTCAAGGAGCGTCTGCGGATCAAGGCCTATCCCTGCAAGGAGCGCAACGGGATGATCTGGGCCTACATGGGGCCGGATCAGGCCGACCTTCCGCCGTTGCCGAATGTCGAGTGGAATCTGGTCCCGCAGGAGCAGGTGCATATCTCGGTCCGCGTCCAGGAGTGCAATTGGCTTCAGGCGGTTGAAGGCGAGATCGATTCCGCCCATGCGCCCCTGCTTCACGGTCGACTGGATTCGCAGGGCACGACAAGTGCCTGGATCCAGAAGCGTGACCTTCGCCCGACGTTCGAATGCATCAAGCAGGATTTCGGGATGAGCATCGCTGCGCGTCGAAACTACGACGCAAACACGCTGTACTGGCGCGTCAATCAGTTCATGCTGCCGTTCTACACGCTCGTTCCGCCGTTGTCGCCGTTCCCGGATTTGAGTGGCCACGCCTGGGTGCCGATCGACGACGAGAACACGCTCTGCATCATGTTCTCATATCATCCGTCGGAGCCGCTGCTGCCGAAGACGCGGCAGATATTCGCCGAAGGGCACAATGGCCGCGAAAGCGGGCACGCCAGCCGCCATTCGCTCGTCCAGCATCCGGTGACGGTCCCGTACGCGGGCTACTGGACGAAATACAATCCCCAGAACGGCTTCCAGTTCGACCATCAGGCGCAGCAAACGACCTGGTTCTCCGGCCTGCCGGGACTCTGGGTCCAGGATGGCGCCTGCCAAAGCGGCGTGTCGCCGATCTTCGATCGAACCAGGGAGAACCTCTGCTCGAGCGACACCGGAATCGCGATGACACGGCGTTTCATCCTGGAGGCGCTCGGTGCCTATCGCGATCACGGAACGAAGCCGAAAGGCGTGACCGATCCCGACGTCTTCATGGTGCGAGCGGTATCGCTGCGGCTGCCGCCGGAGGATTCCTGGGTCGATGCTGGCGCACCCTTCATGCGCGCAAGGCTGGGTGCCGATTTCGGGTACGAGCTGTGA